The region TATTTACAGTGAGTCTTGATTATAGATTACAATGCCATCTGCttatttttgtaaaaacccCAATGCATTCAAAGGCCTAAAAGGCCTTTACAGGTCTCATATCATAGGGCAATATGTTCAACAGAAATCTGTGCCCTATAAAACATCATCAGTTTAAATATGAACACAATTGGAACCTGTACCCAAGGAGCAGGGCCAGAATTTTGGCGATATTACAGTATTGTCTGCActgaacaaagacagaagtgcCAAAATTCAAGCTCCGTGTTAAAGTATAGACATTAAAATCACTTCTGCACTGATGTCTGGATGGGGTACTTTTTTCCTGTgataagacttttttttaatcacttatTAGTTAACCCTCATGCACCCCATATGTGGACCTTGCATTTATTGAAGGACTTCTTTGACAGTCTGAGGCTGCCTGACAGGAAGCTCCAGCTTCTCACAGTCTGTCAACTTCAGGGTCAAGTACTGGGCGATCTCATTGGGATCAGTGTAGAGTGCAGCAGGAACATTCTGAGAAGATAAAACATGTGATTTATCACAATTCATGCAGATGCTTTCTAATGAACTGGGCTTTCATTTGTCATCACTCACCTGTAGTTCCTCTATTTTGCTTTCACGTGTGCTAAACTCTCGCAGCATATAATTCTTTCCAGCCTGTAGGAAAAGGTCAATTAATAATTCTTAAATAGGTATAATGCTGATCATTAAACTCGACTTGCCTCGTGATAAAGCCTGGTGTCATTTATTCGGATCAGGACTCTGTCCACTCGTAGGAAGAAAcgaagcagcaggaagaaactGGTCGGCATCACCCTCTGCATCATTACAGacattcaaaaaaaaacaacttacagTCAGTTGGTGCTCAGAAGTTTTGGAGAAAattaataaaagcaaaaactaAATGATCACCAATTactgaaaaacaacattaaatgcAGTTACAAATTAactgtgttttgcttttttatttgaatgcaTTTAACTCAAGTGCCTGTAGTAGACAAAGatccattttaaatgaagtGAATATATGAATATCATTTGGATACTCAAGCAGACTTCTGTAATTTGCAGGGACATTGCTTTTCCTGAAGCAACCTTCCTGAAGATATTATCATAAGACCCATAAAAATCAGCAAATGGACACATCAGTAATTTGATTAAGAGAAGGAGTTGACAACTTGCCCCCAAGTTAAATACTATTTCATTAAGAAACTCACAATTTTGACACTGAGCATTGAGACTCCGTGGTCGTGAAGCTCGTCTTCAAATAGCAACACTTCATCAAAAAACATAATCTGCTCACGGgccttcagcttctccaggtcAATTCTTTCGGTTGTCTTAGTCACCTACAGATGAGGCGACAGGTTTACAGAGACCAGGAGAGGCCCATCAATTCAAAGAAACACCAGGAGTTTAATGAAATTGTACATGATATGGTAATTGTAAAATGACCAACCTGTATCTGCATGTCTTCTCCTATCAGAGTGCCTCTATAGTCTGTGGTGTATGTCCAGTCATATGGCTTCAGCACCTCTTTGGAGTGTTCAGAATCCATTCTGAAAGAGACAAATAcaaagaaatgtatttttcctccCATTATTTTTAAGCTTAACTAAACAAATGACAACCTTGTGTCCAGGGTTGTGATTTGTTGGCCTTGGTTGGTCGTCACACCTTAACGGCCGAAGGCAGGAGTCTCTAAGTCAGTTTACCTGGACCCTCATAACTCCTCCATCTTGTCAGAAAGGGAGCTGGTCaaaaagcagcaacaactgtgtttttttcttacTGAGATTCAGATTAAGCTGAATGCAAATGCAACATTGCTGTCACCCAGCAGTAAAAAGGTTCTGTTTCAAAGCCTCTGGGGGGGGAGTTTGCATGTCctcgctgtgtttgtgtgggttctGTCGAGGTAGTTCAGTGTCCTCACACAGTCCAAAGTCATGCATTTAGGAGATAGTTGAATTGGCATCAGGTGTGAATATGAGTGTGTATGGTTGTCTTTTTCTCTATGTTATCCTCACCTAATGGATAAAGTTAATGttaagatggatggatgtctgCTTGCTTGGTTGAATAACACCACTTCATATTTTATTCCTTAAATGTGATCATCTTGTTAGAGGATTGGCAAGATTAAGTCACATaattctgcagcagaaaacccGCACCTTTTGCAGAATGACCTTGAAGCAACCGTACGTGTTGGAAATGAAGAATCATTAAAACTTCTGAGTTGGACTAACGCAGTTAAAATCTCATCAATCATTTGCCACACAGGAGTCCACAACTTAGACTATTACTGACAAAGGTGAACTTTCAGCTCATTTATCCTGGCTGCTTGCATCATGTTTTACTGCTACTAACGCCACTGTTATAGACTGATAACACTGGGGAACACAGTTTTTGTTGAATCAGGGAAGCTGTCAGGAAAAAACGTGACATGCTAGAAAAACTGTCtgcaattttggaatcagcatgccaattttagttttaatcagcataaaaaATTAACTCAacggaattttttttttccaactgtCCCATGTAATTTAACTTTCCATCCACCATTATATTGGTTCCATGTTGAAATGAGTCAGAATGATCCAGAATAATGAATTACCCCAAAGCTAACTCCATGCAGCCACTTTGCTGGAACTTCAGGGCAAATGTGAGTTGGTGCAAGTTCAGAGAGATAATGGCCCTTCATATACATttacttgtaaaaaaaaaaaaaaaaaagtaacaggtaaaaagcagaaaagacaCTACTACAACATATCAGCCTATAATCCTCCGCCTGACCCAGGATAGGACACTAATGGTCTTACCTACTCTCCTGCCATTCCTGTGCACAGGCCACTTTGACAGCATGTTCCATTTTGTTTACTATCTTAAGAGCATCAATAGCATTAAATTCAATGCCATATCCATCAGTGTGAATGATGCGCAGAACATTGTCTCCAAACAGCATCTCTGGGAGTGATGGCATGTTCATTTCATCTGCTAAtctgggaagaaaaacaaacaaaaaaaatgattaattaataGGAATATATTCTTTGATGATTTATATTATACATACATAAGTACATCCGGGGGATTCATCTTCACAATTAATGTTTtcattaatgttttatttttttactgtaatgCCTAATTTGTTTTATGTAGACGGTATTTAATTGTTTCACCTCTATACTGTCAACATGGATTGAAAATATACAACCAGGATTTAATGAggggaattttatttttatttaatagaTAAAATTACTACcttatttaaaatgacagattttttGGGGATAACTGCAGCTTCAAGAATGTGTCACCTTTCAATATCTTTGGACTTCATGATATGATTTGTGGATGCGGTCACTTTCCAAGGGCCAAAGGTGAAGTCCTGTTTGCTGCTCTTGAAACCATGTGGCATCATTGTGAGGAGACTGAAAAAGAtgtttacaaaataaataaataaaagggatTGCATGAAATATCAGTGACAATCTATGAAGTTAAACCAATACTGCAAATACGGTACTCTTGGTCGAACATGCACACAAAACGTATGAAATAcacaaaactattttaaatatcaattaaaaatcaaattggctTTGTAATTTGAAGATGTAGAACAGGACGACATAACATTTCTACGGCCTCACATGCAATCAGCTGCGCTTGCAACTGCCCCCACTGCAATAAAGCACGTTTTAAATGAGTCAATGGTATATGTATTTGATTCGGTGAGTATTTGCAGTGTTTTATCTGTTAATTGTGCTCCGGTAGGCTAAAATGAACAGTCATCTCCAAAGATAAAGTGGGAGaaataatattaaaaactgTTTTGGTCCTGACAAGCATATGTTGATTAGTTATGATGCAGTATCAAACTATCGATTGGTGTAAATCACCAAAAGTtaacatttaaatacatttaccTCGTATTGTTTCCAGCTCTTGTAATGGAGAGCACTGGGTCCGCCTATGTTAAATTGTCCGCCAAAGACTGCTTCGTTCGCGCAAAGGTTCCGTGGAGCGGGCTATATTTCTTTGACGGTTTTCTTATTCACTTGCTTGAATTTCCCGGTACAAAATCGACAGATCACTGTATAATTTTAAATCAGTCTATATCATGTTATATACCTCGTATTGTTTGTAGTTCTTGTAATGAAAATCACTGGGTCCGCCTGTGTTAAATTGTCCACCAAAGACTGCTTCGTTCGCGCAAAGGTTCCGTGGCGCAGGCTATGTTTCTTTGATAGTTCTCTTAATACTTAAATTGTACCGACACAAAATCGACGTGTCACTGCACAATTTCAAACTAATCCATACCACCCAAGACAGAGGATCAGTCCAAATAAACTCACACTTACAAATTCAAAGAAGTGCACATCCATTCTTGTTTTGTGGCGGTTTGCACCCAACGACACATGTACTATCGCCATCTAGTGTTCAACTCAGGAGTCAGTTTCTCCTGATTTTTCTTTCATGGAATTTCTTTTGAAAAACAcagcaagcaaacaaacaaaccataGGTATTCGAATAACACATATCTCATCACatcatttttaattataaaTGCTGTTTTAGTCTTTAAGCATCGTCCTTATCGCAAGAAATTGATGCCTTCAAAATGATTTGATATGTTGCTATGATTAAATTTACACAAAGTGTAAAGCAAATCATTGAAAAAATTACACTTTTTCCTTTCAACTTTAGAGGGCATCCTTGCCCTCCATAACAAAGCTGGAAGACAGAATAGCTTAAGCTCTATTTTTATAATTAAACAGAAAATGCAAGTTGATAGTGTGTTTTTTGATCGCGCCAGCGTGCAGACAGCCAGAGCCCAAAGAGATATTTATCCACTAGATGGGAGCATATCGCAAGTTAAATGCTAACGAAAACTTATTTAATTTCAGTCAAAATTATGAGAAATCGTtagtgcagttttttttaatttcgtttggggttttttgtcctCATTTAAGCAAAATATTGGTGTGAGCTTATGATTTATTACGTTTACACAATTCACAAATTGTAATTTAAACAAAATTAACTGATGATATTTATCTAAAGCAACATCCAGAAAACAATTTACCAGTAACTGTAAAACGCCCTTAATTGAGGGCTGAAACGGTGTTGCCTCTGCAGTAAGTTTTATATCCTGGATTTAGCGAAATGAGCACAGGTGGCACATGTACATCGTGTACATCCTATGCATTACTGTACATGTTCACCTAAATGCAAGATAATTGAAgtgatttatatatttgtgaCATTGATTTGCTTCAAAACGTGAAACAtgtgacatttattttgaaggtgCAAATGCTTCCACATAGTAAATTAGTAACTTCAACTCCATGATGTTCAAAGGTTATGCTACACTGGAGCTTGTGGAAAGAAAACATGATGAATCATCTTGCAAGAAGTGTGCTGATGaagacacacactgaaaaatgTGTGTAACAAAATGAATCTGGACTTGTTACATATCATAAACTGACAAATGTATATTTGTAATATGTTTGTAAGGACAGTTTTTAAGTCTTTCCCTCGATCAGAATGAGGGAATTTAATGGGGAAAACTGAGAAGAGACACATGGCCTTACTTCATTCTAGTTCTAGAGCTGAGTTTCATCGCCACTTGTCTTCCATGATGGTTTTTCAATATAGACAAATACAAAGTTTCCATCTGCATGTCATTCTTTGTCACGGTTCTTCTGTTCTCTGTGTAGTACTTTGGTCAAGTGTGActtgttttaaatgtgctaTATAAACAAACTTGGATTGGAAAAGAAGACCTTTTCAATGCATTTGCAAGAAAAACAATGCATGTGAAATCTCCATCAATTCCAGGCCTTTCTACCTTTCTTTCAGTGGACCTTATCATTGAGCTTGGGGGTATTAAACTCTGATGGGGACATAATGGTATAGAGGTTGCAAGGGCAGGAGTCAAGTAGAACTGTAGCTGAACTGGCTGCACTGCCCTACATTGTGCACAGTCTGAGAGTGATCTCACCCTCAGTATGCCTGTGTAGCATCCTTGCGGAGTCCAAAGGCTACCCTTTTATCAGGACACACATGGCTtctctgtgtgtcagtgtcatGTGTTTCCTCAGTCTGTGAAGCCATGGTAACAGCAGAATGAATGGTCTATTCAGTACAGAACCACTCTGCTCACTGCCTCAAAAACCATAGCTAAGCAAACAAACATACAGGAATGGTTTGGTCTAGTTCATACTCTACTACTACCACTGTAAAACTGTGTgcatataaaaaaacaaaactggatgCAGTTCTTCTTTATCATTCATTCATATATGGTCCTATACAAGTCATCAGCAGGACTAACTTTGAAATCATAAGGAACTAAAATACACTGGGTGTTCAAGTGCAGATTGTTTTATTAACAAAGCCTATATTTAAAAATTCTAAATGTATAGTCGGGCACTTTGTATgcaatatattatattttatattgaCATGTAATTATTGTTTAGTAGATACTGTGAAACACTTGGATGGATCACAAATCAGGTGTTTGTGGAATATAATTTATTATGAATTCAGTTAAATTAACTGAATTCAGTTAATTCTTTCTTATGACATTCAATTTGACTGTGTTTTACAgatgtgtttgctttttgtcatttttgggacAAAACTGCCCTCAAACATTCGTCTAAGTGAGCAGTAGATACACACTGTGCTTGAAGGGCAATTTGCACATAAGA is a window of Takifugu flavidus isolate HTHZ2018 chromosome 14, ASM371156v2, whole genome shotgun sequence DNA encoding:
- the tiprl gene encoding TIP41-like protein isoform X1; the protein is MCRWVQTATKQEWMCTSLNFLLTMMPHGFKSSKQDFTFGPWKVTASTNHIMKSKDIERLADEMNMPSLPEMLFGDNVLRIIHTDGYGIEFNAIDALKIVNKMEHAVKVACAQEWQESRMDSEHSKEVLKPYDWTYTTDYRGTLIGEDMQIQVTKTTERIDLEKLKAREQIMFFDEVLLFEDELHDHGVSMLSVKIRVMPTSFFLLLRFFLRVDRVLIRINDTRLYHEAGKNYMLREFSTRESKIEELQNVPAALYTDPNEIAQYLTLKLTDCEKLELPVRQPQTVKEVLQ
- the tiprl gene encoding TIP41-like protein isoform X2, which produces MMPHGFKSSKQDFTFGPWKVTASTNHIMKSKDIERLADEMNMPSLPEMLFGDNVLRIIHTDGYGIEFNAIDALKIVNKMEHAVKVACAQEWQESRMDSEHSKEVLKPYDWTYTTDYRGTLIGEDMQIQVTKTTERIDLEKLKAREQIMFFDEVLLFEDELHDHGVSMLSVKIRVMPTSFFLLLRFFLRVDRVLIRINDTRLYHEAGKNYMLREFSTRESKIEELQNVPAALYTDPNEIAQYLTLKLTDCEKLELPVRQPQTVKEVLQ